The following are encoded together in the Brassica napus cultivar Da-Ae chromosome A9, Da-Ae, whole genome shotgun sequence genome:
- the LOC125578030 gene encoding uncharacterized protein LOC125578030, which yields MVLIYVKSGEWMCSRGDDWSFVVDKERRGRMVTLATTTTLKQLKIMVCEDYGVDHNAINAEFSYSLLNQKGNPPIIITNDRQASNFVGYAKRESSTTLCVMFSVSGVNQKERVNIDLNKEPCDSSNVEDEEVPEINRAEFVKPSKESFVKRTNHVAADGCGPLRSENIELCQNNGDSDKDGRAWRGDFVKKDQIFTSKGVLKATMEILAMKNNFDYTVIKSTRKWWYIRCKDALCNWTVRAEGIDGSTYFMINQCDGRHSCAPSKKRKFGKTASARTIGTLIQHRFDDANDGPKPNDIIQFMRMEHSCEITYWHAWEAREFAIAAARGIPDRSYSKIPAYLHMIKEANPGTHTHYETNEKGRFMYLFMSFGQSVRGFYNAMRRVIVVDGTFLKNKYKGTLLVATAVDGNSNLYPIAFGVVDSENDDSWGWFFRQLKVVIADCQDLAFVSDRNASISKAIGTVYPRSAHGICIHHLLTNVVSFFKTKGLTALVEKASRAYRYTEFQERITEIFDMSPELGRYLREADVRKWARSLFPGSRYDIRTTNPAESINSVLRIPREYPVIPLLDSIRELLTRWFYERRLLSSKHLDPLTAKVERKIDRRIVKAKGFQVYKVDNFRSVVKGDIYDCHVDLERRTCTCGKYDIGKIPCRHAIPAIYSRGMEVHRFTDALYSTAAWRTAYADSINPIAVVE from the exons ATGGTTCTAATCTATGTCAAATCGGGTGAATGGATGTGTAGTCGCGGTGATGACTGGAGTTTCGTGGTAGACAAAGAAAGGCGTGGTCGAATGGTAACATTAGCAACTACTACTACGTTGAAGCAGCTCAAGATAATGGTGTGTGAGGATTATGGGGTGGACCATAATGCCATTAATGCCGAGTTCAGTTATTCGTTGTTGAATCAAAAAGGGAATCCTCCTATTATTATCACCAATGATCGGCAAGCATCTAATTTTGTGGGCTATGCAAAGAGGGAATCGTCTACTACCTTGTGTGTGATGTTCTCTGTTTCTGGTGTAAATCAAAAGGAACGAGTCAATATCGATTTGAATAAGGAGCCTTGTGATTCAAGTaatgttgaggatgaagaagttccTGAGATAAATCGAGCAGAGTTTGTCAAGCCGTCAAAGGAGTCTTTTGTTAAAAGAACGAATCATGTCGCTGCAGATGGTTGCGGTCCTTTAAGGAGTGAAAACATTGAACTTTGTCAAAACAATGGAGACAGTGATAAGGATGGTCGAGCTTGGAGAGGAGACTTCGTGAAGAAGGATCAAATTTTCACAAGTAAAGGGGTTCTGAAGGCAACAATGGAAATTTTGGCGATGAAGAATAATTTCGATTACACTGTTATCAAATCCACGAGAAAATGGTGGTATATTCGATGTAAGGATGCATTGTGCAACTGGACTGTGCGTGCAGAAGGAATAGATGGGTCTACATATTTCATGATCAACCAATGTGATGGAAGACATTCATGTGCTCCTTCAAAGAAAAGGAAATTCGGAAAAACAGCATCAGCAAGAACAATTGGGACTCTGATACAACATCGATTTGATGATGCAAACGATGGCCCAAAACCGAATGACATCATTCAATTTATGAGAATGGAGCATAGTTGTGAGATTACTTATTGGCACGCTTGGGAAGCTCGTGAGTTTGCTATTGCAGCTGCTAGAGGTATACCAGATCGCAGTTACTCTAAAATACCAGCATATTTGCATATGATTAAAGAAGCAAATCCTGGTACGCATACTCACTATGAAACTAATGAGAAGGGAAGATTCATGTATCTATTTATGTCATTTGGGCAATCAGTTAGAGGATTCTACAATGCAATGCGAAGGGTGATTGTCGTTGACGGaacttttctgaaaaataaatacaaagggACACTTCTTGTTGCTACTGCTGTAGATGGTAACTCTAATTTGTATCCGATTGCATTTGGGGTTGTTGATTCAGAGAATGACGATTCATGGGGGTGGTTCTTCAGACAGTTGAAAGTGGTTATTGCTGATTGTCAAGACCTAGCTTTTGTCTCAGATAGAAATGCGTCTATTTCTAAAGCTATTGGGACTGTCTACCCTCGATCAGCACATGGAATTTGCATTCATCACTTATTGACCAATGTGGTCTCATTTTTCAAGACAAAAGGATTGACTGCGTTGGTGGAAAAGGCTTCACGGGCATATAGATACACTGAATTTCAAGAACGTATCACCGAAATTTTTGATATGAGTCCTGAGCTTGGAAGATATCTACGGGAGGCTGATGTGCGCAAATGGGCTCGTTCTCTCTTCCCTGGCTCCAGGTATGACATTAGGACCACGAACCCTGCAGAGTCTATAAATTCAGTTCTTAGAATACCTAGAGAATATCCGGTTATTCCTTTGCTTGATAGTATAAGAGAACTGTTGACTCGATGGTTCTATGAGCGTCGCTTGTTAAGCTCAAAGCATCTAGATCCTTTAACCGCTaaggtggagagaaagattgaTAGGAGAATTGTGAAGGCAAAAGGATTCCAGGTTTACAAGGTTGACAACTTCAGATCGGTTGTAAAAGGAGACATATATGATTGTCATGTTGATTTGGAAAGAAGAACATGCACATGTGGTAAGTATGATATAGGAAAAATTCCTTGCCGACACGCCATTCCTGCAATTTATTCACGAG GTATGGAAGTGCACAGATTCACTGACGCCTTATACAGCACTGCAGCGTGGAGAACCGCCTATGCAGATTCCATTAATCCAATAGCAGTTGTAGAGTAA
- the BNAA09G11860D gene encoding uncharacterized protein BNAA09G11860D isoform X1, with translation MDVLEVSSQAKLMGSEGCGGVRVSSNKTADNNNNNNCDKTRVEIERSISKKGGGSSSGVSDPSQWRKLMHSHDFVHDRLTKLRVESSSEPQNGYLPMASPESAESSRKRGKLSRSSSSNLTSKRSRLILLDDTVRDNDSKELCGQGSTLSDKPLAVKQRSSCNGRRSDKRTPKVLTRTFSTVNTATGENAFFGAYGLKPDINDVTKLVEDLSLNKLLEGSYECPPLGKDKMKKLDKTNNDTLLSVVRNVWSVLPTRRPVQSQISAELDACISRSLESPSSISATVNGENSVKVNALDGDLSSSSKDHCVNPEIPSSPLNFPLCESGDVLKRLGLPSPKDLDSLLQDASKPSQNSKNMSDQQRSAKQLPLRGGLPHFPWSQAYNASSRTNSEAAKLLTGKTLCQGRWLRIAETTMSSHESITNHFANLDSLTFNQSLVLPVQKQTGAGTKTTSCQCTEASVSTFQKASCVPTEAEGSRDVQDDARSCPQLLAAAQTLCDFAVQSGNHNNNPNGILRWPTKLSQKSMKARKSKLIETPLERHGTTESSSSLHLISSSKKNNHVRKDSAALHNHHDRHHLPKPSKRLKLSTMENKKVSFPSSSASAIESDRKHSSSSKFKNHSRMMMPPPPPPTRTLQKSSTYPHKARRFPGIG, from the exons ATGGACGTTTTGGAGGTTTCGTCGCAGGCTAAGCTTATGGGATCCGAAGGGTGCGGCGGAGTTAGGGTTTCGTCGAATAAAACAgcagacaacaacaacaacaacaactgtGACAAGACTCGTGTCGAGATTGAGCGTTCTATTAGTAAGAAAG GAGGAGGGAGTAGCAGTGGGGTATCAGATCCGTCTCAATGGCGCAAGTTAATGCACTCACACGACTTTGTACATGATAGGCTTACCAAACTCCGAGTTGAGAGTTCTTCCGAGCCTCAGAACGGGTATCTACCTATGGCCAGTCCTGAAAGTGCGGAGTCTTCTAGGAAAAGAGGAAAGCTTTCGAGAAGTAGTAGTAGTAACCTTACTTCCAAAAGGTCTAGATTGATTCTTTTAGATGACACTGTCAGAGATAATGACTCCAAGGAGTTATGTGGACAAGGATCTACTCTCTCAG ATAAACCCTTAGCAGTGAAGCAAAGAAGCAGCTGTAATGGCAGGCGAAGTGATAAGAGGACTCCAAAAGTTCTCACTAGAACTTTTTCAACCGTCAATACAGCCACTGGCGAGAATGCTTTTTTTG GTGCCTATGGCTTGAAGCCTGATATAAATGATGTTACCAAACTCGTTGAAGATTTGTCACTGAACAAGCTTCTTGAAGGCTCTTATGAGTGTCCTCCTTTGGGCAAAGACAAAATGAAGAAACTTGACAAGACTAATAATGACACTTTGCTGAGTGTAGTCAGAAATGTTTGGTCTGTTCTTCCAACTAGAAGGCCTgttcaatcacaaatctctgcTGAATTGGACGCTTGCATCAGCAGATCTCTGGAGTCGCCTAGCTCTATCTCTGCCACAGTAAATGGTGAAAACAGCGTTAAAGTAAATGCTCTTGATGGAGATCTATCCTCATCTTCTAAG GATCATTGTGTCAATCCTGAGATTCCTTCCTCACCACTTAATTTTCCATTATGCGAGTCTGGCGATGTATTGAAAAGATTAGGGCTTCCTTCGCCGAAAGATTTAGACTCTCTACTCCAAGACGCTTCAAAACCTTCTCAGAACTCTAAGAACATGTCAGATCAGCAGCGTTCAGCTAAACAACTACCTCTACGTGGCGGATTGCCACATTTCCCTTGGTCACAGGCTTATAATGCGAGCTCTAGAACCAACTCGGAAGCTGCAAAGCTTCTTACCGGCAAAACGCTTTGTCAAGGACGATGGCTAAGAATAGCGGAGACTACTATGAGCTCTCACGAGAGTATAACAAATCATTTCGCAAATTTGGATTCACTCACTTTCAACCAAAGCTTAGTCCTTCCGGTACAGAAGCAAACCGGTGCTGGAACTAAGACCACTTCGTGCCAGTGCACAGAAGCATCTGTGTCTACCTTTCAAAAAGCGTCATGTGTTCCTACAG AAGCAGAGGGCTCGCGAGATGTTCAAGACGATG CTCGATCCTGTCCTCAGCTACTAGCAGCTGCTCAAACGCTTTGTGACTTTGCAGTCCAATCCGGAAACCACAACAACAACCCAAACGGAATCCTCAGGTGGCCAACGAAGCTTTCTCAGAAGTCAATGAAGGCCCGCAAATCCAAACTAATAGAAACGCCTCTTGAAAGGCACGGAACAACTGAGTCATCCTCCTCCTTACATCTTATCTCAAGCAGCAAGAAGAACAACCACGTGAGAAAAGATTCAGCAGCGCTGCATAATCATCATGATCGCCACCATCTTCCTAAGCCCTCAAAGAGACTGAAACTATCGACAATGGAGaacaagaaagtatcattcccaagctcatcagcatccgcAATAGAGTCAGATAGAAAACATTCATCTTCAAGCAAGTTCAAGAATCATTCCCGTATGATGATGCCGCCGCCTCCACCACCAACGAGAACACTCCAAAAGTCTTCCACTTATCCTCATAAGGCTCGGAGGTTTCCAGGAATCGGTTGA
- the LOC125578031 gene encoding uncharacterized protein LOC125578031, translated as MRMHKLRFSLQEFHAVTGFECDTHISLEEFEEWKYDGGFWSKVLRRKDGTITLFNLWTKDKEAVKKWRNADRIRLIYLAIILCVVLARDEKANIPLKYIAVVMDLDRVRRYPWGVAAYDLLCKSIAKNRSQLKEKTTSYVLDGFSYALQIWAMEAVPKIGKLCGKKLDKGFKDGPRCINWMGAAKVSYEEIIRLEEIITPKDDIYPYISWTGNYDVVKAQAFRRDDDVEDDRIKVLMEMIKKGHDFSEHVWETEENEVISLSLDDESAVNDEASVNVEAAESDDDFQTPKGSKNVGSRSKRGKKRLPDRGMEKRKHKVLASGAKQAPFNEDMKAFMTQLFEHNFSGMEQRIQKQMAETFEQMRTELKQSRKEASVEVELGEPSPTKPSTSQAPLRRSTRGDGSETTFDVNYSEADDLGRGIGTQGVEGLSQTSYVPGFDPSQDKKEEDWWTPMTSVRGSVDNPVKKEKTEMNTAPPPSQWEKWCKRKGHGLQLSDSPLPEDASPQASLYYISEESWKGFTEWALKPIPLTIGPTCFNLSVATRVVSAGKWLGNKVMNLVLTFSQFIFLTLLICYIT; from the exons TTGAATGCGATACTCATATCTCGCTTGAGGAGTTTGAAGAGTGGAAATATGATGGTGGTTTCTGGAGCAAGGTTTTGAGGAGAAAAGATGGAACAATTACACTCTTCAACCTGTGGACTAAGGACAAGGAAGCTGTAAAGAAATGGAGGAATGCAGATCGCATACGTCTTATCTACTTGGCGATCATTCTTTGTGTGGTATTGGCGAGAGATGAGAAGGCTAATATCCCCCTGAAGTACATCGCGGTGGTCATGGATCTTGACAGAGTTCGAAGGTATCCTTGGGGAGTTGCTGCTTATGACCTTCTCTGCAAATCCATAGCCAAAAATCGTTCCCAACTGAAGGAAAAGACCACTAGCTATGTCTTGGATGGCTTCTCATACGCCTTGcagatttgggcaatggaagcGGTGCCAAAAATCGGGAAGCTTTGTGGAAAAAAGCtggataagggtttcaaggACGGTCCTAGATGCATAAACTGGATGGGAGCTGCGAAGGTGTCATATGAGGAGATCATTCGCTTGGAGGAGATTATTACACCCAAg GATGACATCTACCCATACATCTCATGGACAGGAAATTATGATGTTGTCAAAGCTCAGGCGTTTCGCAGAGATGATGATGTGGAGGATGACAGAATCAAGGTTCTGATGGAGATGATAAAGAAGGGGCATGATTTTAGTGAGCATGTTTGGGAaactgaagaaaatgaagtgatTTCTTTATCTCTCGATGACGAATCAGCTGTGAATGATGAAGCAAGCGTGAATGTTGAAGCAGCCGAGAGTGATGACGACTTTCAGACTCCGAAAGGATCAAAAAACGTTGGTTCTAGATCAAAGAGGGGTAAAAAGAGGCTTCCCGATCGTGGTATGGAGAAGAGAAAGCATAAGGTTCTCGCAAGTGGCGCAAAGCAAGCTCCTTTTAATGAAGACATGAAGGCTTTTATGACACAGTTGTTTGAGCACAACTTCTCTGGAATGGAACAAAGGATACAGAAACAGATGGCCGAGACATTTGAGCAGATGCGGACAGAGCTTAAACAATCACGTAAGGAAGCCAGCGTTGAAGTTGAGCTTGGAGAGCCTTCACCGACAAAGCCATCGACGAGCCAGGCACCGTTGAGGAGGTCCACACGCGGG GATGGTTCCGAGACTACATTCGATGTGAATTATAGTGAAGCAGATGATTTGGGTCGCGGGATAGGTACACAAGGGGTTGAAGGGCTTTCTCAGACGTCGTATGTGCCAGGCTTTGATCCATCTCaggacaaaaaagaagaagactggtGGACTCCAATGACTTCGGTCCGAGGTTCAGTGGATAATCcagtaaagaaagaaaagacaGAGATGAATACAGCTCCACCGCCGTCACAGTGGGAGAAATGGTGCAAAAGAAAAGGTCATGGACTTCAGCTTAGCGATTCACCATTGCCAGAAGATGCTTCTCCGCAGGCGTCACTTTATTATATCTCCGAAGAGTCATGGAAAGGATTCACGGAATGGGCATTAAAGCCTATACCTTTAACAATTGGTCCTACATGCTTTAATTTGTCTGTAGCTACAAGAGTAGTAAGTGCTGGAAAATGGCTTGGAAACAAGGTAATGAATCTTGTACTAACCTTTAGTCAATTTATCTTCCTAACACTTCTTATATGCTATATTACTTAA
- the BNAA09G11860D gene encoding uncharacterized protein BNAA09G11860D isoform X2, which translates to MDVLEVSSQAKLMGSEGCGGVRVSSNKTADNNNNNNCDKTRVEIERSISKKGGGSSSGVSDPSQWRKLMHSHDFVHDRLTKLRVESSSEPQNGYLPMASPESAESSRKRGKLSRSSSSNLTSKRSRLILLDDTVRDNDSKELCGQGSTLSDKPLAVKQRSSCNGRRSDKRTPKVLTRTFSTVNTATGENAFFGAYGLKPDINDVTKLVEDLSLNKLLEGSYECPPLGKDKMKKLDKTNNDTLLSVVRNVWSVLPTRRPVQSQISAELDACISRSLESPSSISATVNGENSVKVNALDGDLSSSSKDHCVNPEIPSSPLNFPLCESGDVLKRLGLPSPKDLDSLLQDASKPSQNSKNMSDQQRSAKQLPLRGGLPHFPWSQAYNASSRTNSEAAKLLTGKTLCQGRWLRIAETTMSSHESITNHFANLDSLTFNQSLVLPVQKQTGAGTKTTSCQCTEASVSTFQKASCVPTEGSRDVQDDARSCPQLLAAAQTLCDFAVQSGNHNNNPNGILRWPTKLSQKSMKARKSKLIETPLERHGTTESSSSLHLISSSKKNNHVRKDSAALHNHHDRHHLPKPSKRLKLSTMENKKVSFPSSSASAIESDRKHSSSSKFKNHSRMMMPPPPPPTRTLQKSSTYPHKARRFPGIG; encoded by the exons ATGGACGTTTTGGAGGTTTCGTCGCAGGCTAAGCTTATGGGATCCGAAGGGTGCGGCGGAGTTAGGGTTTCGTCGAATAAAACAgcagacaacaacaacaacaacaactgtGACAAGACTCGTGTCGAGATTGAGCGTTCTATTAGTAAGAAAG GAGGAGGGAGTAGCAGTGGGGTATCAGATCCGTCTCAATGGCGCAAGTTAATGCACTCACACGACTTTGTACATGATAGGCTTACCAAACTCCGAGTTGAGAGTTCTTCCGAGCCTCAGAACGGGTATCTACCTATGGCCAGTCCTGAAAGTGCGGAGTCTTCTAGGAAAAGAGGAAAGCTTTCGAGAAGTAGTAGTAGTAACCTTACTTCCAAAAGGTCTAGATTGATTCTTTTAGATGACACTGTCAGAGATAATGACTCCAAGGAGTTATGTGGACAAGGATCTACTCTCTCAG ATAAACCCTTAGCAGTGAAGCAAAGAAGCAGCTGTAATGGCAGGCGAAGTGATAAGAGGACTCCAAAAGTTCTCACTAGAACTTTTTCAACCGTCAATACAGCCACTGGCGAGAATGCTTTTTTTG GTGCCTATGGCTTGAAGCCTGATATAAATGATGTTACCAAACTCGTTGAAGATTTGTCACTGAACAAGCTTCTTGAAGGCTCTTATGAGTGTCCTCCTTTGGGCAAAGACAAAATGAAGAAACTTGACAAGACTAATAATGACACTTTGCTGAGTGTAGTCAGAAATGTTTGGTCTGTTCTTCCAACTAGAAGGCCTgttcaatcacaaatctctgcTGAATTGGACGCTTGCATCAGCAGATCTCTGGAGTCGCCTAGCTCTATCTCTGCCACAGTAAATGGTGAAAACAGCGTTAAAGTAAATGCTCTTGATGGAGATCTATCCTCATCTTCTAAG GATCATTGTGTCAATCCTGAGATTCCTTCCTCACCACTTAATTTTCCATTATGCGAGTCTGGCGATGTATTGAAAAGATTAGGGCTTCCTTCGCCGAAAGATTTAGACTCTCTACTCCAAGACGCTTCAAAACCTTCTCAGAACTCTAAGAACATGTCAGATCAGCAGCGTTCAGCTAAACAACTACCTCTACGTGGCGGATTGCCACATTTCCCTTGGTCACAGGCTTATAATGCGAGCTCTAGAACCAACTCGGAAGCTGCAAAGCTTCTTACCGGCAAAACGCTTTGTCAAGGACGATGGCTAAGAATAGCGGAGACTACTATGAGCTCTCACGAGAGTATAACAAATCATTTCGCAAATTTGGATTCACTCACTTTCAACCAAAGCTTAGTCCTTCCGGTACAGAAGCAAACCGGTGCTGGAACTAAGACCACTTCGTGCCAGTGCACAGAAGCATCTGTGTCTACCTTTCAAAAAGCGTCATGTGTTCCTACAG AGGGCTCGCGAGATGTTCAAGACGATG CTCGATCCTGTCCTCAGCTACTAGCAGCTGCTCAAACGCTTTGTGACTTTGCAGTCCAATCCGGAAACCACAACAACAACCCAAACGGAATCCTCAGGTGGCCAACGAAGCTTTCTCAGAAGTCAATGAAGGCCCGCAAATCCAAACTAATAGAAACGCCTCTTGAAAGGCACGGAACAACTGAGTCATCCTCCTCCTTACATCTTATCTCAAGCAGCAAGAAGAACAACCACGTGAGAAAAGATTCAGCAGCGCTGCATAATCATCATGATCGCCACCATCTTCCTAAGCCCTCAAAGAGACTGAAACTATCGACAATGGAGaacaagaaagtatcattcccaagctcatcagcatccgcAATAGAGTCAGATAGAAAACATTCATCTTCAAGCAAGTTCAAGAATCATTCCCGTATGATGATGCCGCCGCCTCCACCACCAACGAGAACACTCCAAAAGTCTTCCACTTATCCTCATAAGGCTCGGAGGTTTCCAGGAATCGGTTGA
- the BNAA09G11860D gene encoding uncharacterized protein BNAA09G11860D isoform X3, protein MDVLEVSSQAKLMGSEGCGGVRVSSNKTADNNNNNNCDKTRVEIERSIRGGSSSGVSDPSQWRKLMHSHDFVHDRLTKLRVESSSEPQNGYLPMASPESAESSRKRGKLSRSSSSNLTSKRSRLILLDDTVRDNDSKELCGQGSTLSDKPLAVKQRSSCNGRRSDKRTPKVLTRTFSTVNTATGENAFFGAYGLKPDINDVTKLVEDLSLNKLLEGSYECPPLGKDKMKKLDKTNNDTLLSVVRNVWSVLPTRRPVQSQISAELDACISRSLESPSSISATVNGENSVKVNALDGDLSSSSKDHCVNPEIPSSPLNFPLCESGDVLKRLGLPSPKDLDSLLQDASKPSQNSKNMSDQQRSAKQLPLRGGLPHFPWSQAYNASSRTNSEAAKLLTGKTLCQGRWLRIAETTMSSHESITNHFANLDSLTFNQSLVLPVQKQTGAGTKTTSCQCTEASVSTFQKASCVPTEAEGSRDVQDDARSCPQLLAAAQTLCDFAVQSGNHNNNPNGILRWPTKLSQKSMKARKSKLIETPLERHGTTESSSSLHLISSSKKNNHVRKDSAALHNHHDRHHLPKPSKRLKLSTMENKKVSFPSSSASAIESDRKHSSSSKFKNHSRMMMPPPPPPTRTLQKSSTYPHKARRFPGIG, encoded by the exons ATGGACGTTTTGGAGGTTTCGTCGCAGGCTAAGCTTATGGGATCCGAAGGGTGCGGCGGAGTTAGGGTTTCGTCGAATAAAACAgcagacaacaacaacaacaacaactgtGACAAGACTCGTGTCGAGATTGAGCGTTCTATTA GAGGAGGGAGTAGCAGTGGGGTATCAGATCCGTCTCAATGGCGCAAGTTAATGCACTCACACGACTTTGTACATGATAGGCTTACCAAACTCCGAGTTGAGAGTTCTTCCGAGCCTCAGAACGGGTATCTACCTATGGCCAGTCCTGAAAGTGCGGAGTCTTCTAGGAAAAGAGGAAAGCTTTCGAGAAGTAGTAGTAGTAACCTTACTTCCAAAAGGTCTAGATTGATTCTTTTAGATGACACTGTCAGAGATAATGACTCCAAGGAGTTATGTGGACAAGGATCTACTCTCTCAG ATAAACCCTTAGCAGTGAAGCAAAGAAGCAGCTGTAATGGCAGGCGAAGTGATAAGAGGACTCCAAAAGTTCTCACTAGAACTTTTTCAACCGTCAATACAGCCACTGGCGAGAATGCTTTTTTTG GTGCCTATGGCTTGAAGCCTGATATAAATGATGTTACCAAACTCGTTGAAGATTTGTCACTGAACAAGCTTCTTGAAGGCTCTTATGAGTGTCCTCCTTTGGGCAAAGACAAAATGAAGAAACTTGACAAGACTAATAATGACACTTTGCTGAGTGTAGTCAGAAATGTTTGGTCTGTTCTTCCAACTAGAAGGCCTgttcaatcacaaatctctgcTGAATTGGACGCTTGCATCAGCAGATCTCTGGAGTCGCCTAGCTCTATCTCTGCCACAGTAAATGGTGAAAACAGCGTTAAAGTAAATGCTCTTGATGGAGATCTATCCTCATCTTCTAAG GATCATTGTGTCAATCCTGAGATTCCTTCCTCACCACTTAATTTTCCATTATGCGAGTCTGGCGATGTATTGAAAAGATTAGGGCTTCCTTCGCCGAAAGATTTAGACTCTCTACTCCAAGACGCTTCAAAACCTTCTCAGAACTCTAAGAACATGTCAGATCAGCAGCGTTCAGCTAAACAACTACCTCTACGTGGCGGATTGCCACATTTCCCTTGGTCACAGGCTTATAATGCGAGCTCTAGAACCAACTCGGAAGCTGCAAAGCTTCTTACCGGCAAAACGCTTTGTCAAGGACGATGGCTAAGAATAGCGGAGACTACTATGAGCTCTCACGAGAGTATAACAAATCATTTCGCAAATTTGGATTCACTCACTTTCAACCAAAGCTTAGTCCTTCCGGTACAGAAGCAAACCGGTGCTGGAACTAAGACCACTTCGTGCCAGTGCACAGAAGCATCTGTGTCTACCTTTCAAAAAGCGTCATGTGTTCCTACAG AAGCAGAGGGCTCGCGAGATGTTCAAGACGATG CTCGATCCTGTCCTCAGCTACTAGCAGCTGCTCAAACGCTTTGTGACTTTGCAGTCCAATCCGGAAACCACAACAACAACCCAAACGGAATCCTCAGGTGGCCAACGAAGCTTTCTCAGAAGTCAATGAAGGCCCGCAAATCCAAACTAATAGAAACGCCTCTTGAAAGGCACGGAACAACTGAGTCATCCTCCTCCTTACATCTTATCTCAAGCAGCAAGAAGAACAACCACGTGAGAAAAGATTCAGCAGCGCTGCATAATCATCATGATCGCCACCATCTTCCTAAGCCCTCAAAGAGACTGAAACTATCGACAATGGAGaacaagaaagtatcattcccaagctcatcagcatccgcAATAGAGTCAGATAGAAAACATTCATCTTCAAGCAAGTTCAAGAATCATTCCCGTATGATGATGCCGCCGCCTCCACCACCAACGAGAACACTCCAAAAGTCTTCCACTTATCCTCATAAGGCTCGGAGGTTTCCAGGAATCGGTTGA
- the LOC106364250 gene encoding probable non-inhibitory serpin-Z5 encodes MIGRRLATGYSFLSRMSSKMKTQKLSTSSETADLPVTKIIASPSLSKKELQKAMKKQNDADLVLTGKVIASKARNSNFVFSPASLNSVLTIAAASSATEERKAVFNETATVAFADGKANGGPKITAINGVWVEQSLPVDHSFKDLMENVFKATFTQVDFRSKAEQVRRELNKWTSDQTNGLIKDLLPLGSVRSNTDRVYGNALYFKGTWEDKFSKSETKERAFHLLNDASVSVPFMRSSKRQYVQRFDGFKVLKLPFQRGLDIKRSFSMYFYLPDENDGLDNLVKKMTSTPGFVDNHTPTCRVKLDDFAIPKFKISFGFEASKALYHKACVEIDEEGAEAAAASFCERHSYTPNRNRFVADHPFLFLIREDTTGTVLFAGQIFDPSKSS; translated from the exons ATGATAGGTCGACGATTAGCAACCGGATACTCCTTTCTTTCAAGGATGAGTTCGAAGATGAAGACACAAAAACTTAGCACATCCTCAGAAACAGCAGATCTGCCTGTCACAAAGATAATCGCAAGTCCCTCTCTGTCAAAGAAGGAGCTGCAAAAAGCAATGAAGAAGCAAAACGATGCTGACTTGGTCCTTACCGGTAAAGTGATTGCTTCCAAAGCAAGAAACTCTAATTTCGTCTTCTCTCCGGCATCACTCAACAGCGTCCTAACCATTGCGGCTGCCAGCTCTGCTACTGAAGAACGTAAGGCTGTCTTCAACGAGACTGCTACCGTCGCTTTTGCTGATGGTAAGGCGAACGGTGGCCCCAAGATCACGGCGATTAACGGTGTTTGGGTCGAGCAATCACTTCCGGTTGATCATTCCTTTAAGGATCTCATGGAGAATGTCTTCAAGGCTACTTTCACTCAAGTTGACTTCAGGTCCAAG GCTGAACAAGTGCGTAGAGAGCTTAATAAATGGACTTCAGACCAGACAAATGGTCTCATCAAggatcttcttcctcttggATCCGTTAGAAGCAATACAGATCGGGTTTATGGAAACGCATTGTACTTCAAGGGAACTTGGGAAGATAAATTCAGCAAGTCTGAGACGAAAGAAAGAGCCTTTCACCTTCTCAATGACGCCTCAGTGTCTGTGCCGTTCATGAGGAGCTCTAAACGCCAATACGTTCAGCGTTTTGATGGTTTCAAGGTCCTTAAGCTCCCATTTCAACGAGGCCTTGATATCAAGCGCAGTTTCTCAATGTACTTCTATCTTCCCGACGAGAACGATGGTTTGGATAATCTTGTTAAGAAAATGACATCAACCCCTGGTTTTGTGGATAATCACACTCCGACATGTCGAGTTAAACTTGATGATTTCGCAATTCCAAAGTTTAAGATCTCTTTTGGGTTTGAGGCTTCAAAGGCTTTGTACCATAAAGCTTGTGTGGAGATCGATGAAGAAGGCGCTGAAGCTGCTGCAGCTTCCTTTTGTGAAAGACACAGCTATACTCCTAATAGGAACCGTTTTGTGGCTGATCATCCCTTTCTTTTCTTGATTAGAGAAGACACAACGGGTACCGTTTTGTTTGCTGGTCAAATCTTCGATCCTTCCAAATCTTCTTAA